The genomic stretch GCGTATTACGTGGTCCTGACGACATGGCCCTGAAGGGGAGTCCCCGTCGCCCGTGCTCGATATGCATCGCCTCTTTCCACGGGGGAGGCAAGTCGGAGGAAGTGAACTGAACCACAACATCAGTCTGGGCGTCACCGCCTGGCCTCGGGCCACCCTATCCCGCTATTATCCGGCCTTAGAGGCCGACTGGGGGAAAATCTCGGGAGGTACCATTCTCCCCCCTCAGCGAAGAAAAGGTTTGGGTTTTTCTGTTCCGAACCGGTTCTCCAGAGATCGGGTGAGTGCATCCTTTCGGGCACACCCCCTGGCGGGGACGGGGGCACACTGCCGTGCGATCGCCCCACAATGAGAGGGTTTAAGATGAATTCGGAAAAAAAACGGACGATGGCTGCCGGTTTTATATGGTCTCATGACACAGAATCGGATTGGGTGCCGCGTGCGGTACCCATTTGTGTGCGGGGGTCGCCCATCCCCAGGTCTGACGCCCCGGATGACGCACCCCCCATGCCCGGAGGCAATGGGCACGTAGGCGTTCTGTGCACTTAAATGTGTGATTCTTCAATGGATTCAAGCGACGATGCCTGGATGACGTTTGATGAGGTAAAGAGCGAGGTGGGTGCACAGAGGCCTTTTGTTCAGCCTGTGGGGCGGCGGCATGCCTATAGGAGGAGATAGGCCTTATGGTGATCACAGCGTTGCCTGTGTAGGTTATCACGACTATACGGAGGGCTGGGTGTCCATACATGACACATGGGATACTCAGATCCATAACGTAGTCTATGGTAACTGGTGGGGTGCCATGGCGACCTGGGTGAGGCCCTGACCCCTCTTTATGGTGGTAGATCCAGATGAAATCCCTGAAAACCGACAGAACCAGCAAATTCGCATTCATTCTCCTCCTGATCGCTATCGGTGCTTTCGGTATCCTCCTGCTCATTGACCTCCTCGCCATCGGTCCTGGGTATCCTCCCCCTGAGGCCCTGCAGAAATGGTATATCCCGCAGCCCCGGTACGAGTATGCGGAGAACGGCTCTGTCGCCGTAAATAGAACGATCGATGGGAATGTTGTCCTGCTCGGCGATATCGAAGACGGGTGTCCATCCTTATTCCCGGTCCTCTCACGGCACTGCAGCTATGCAATGTATGTCGACACCGTGTCGGGTGATCGGTATCTGGTCGTCAACTGGTACTTCGATGACAAGGCAGACCTCTTACAGGCTGAGATGGTCCTCTGCAGCCACCTCCGAGCATCTGGGAATGTCTCTTCCGCTGAGCTGTTCCTCTCCAAAGAACCTGATTTATCACAGGGGGAACCGATCTTTAGTCCCGTTGCCGTAACAAAATTCGATAATGAAACGTCTTTTGGTTATTTCACCGTTGTTGAGAAGCCGCTGTCCCCGGAACACGACGATTACTTCGTTGTTTACTATGGGGTGGTCGGGCCGGCCATTCTCCCTGATCACACTGCTACCTTGGAGAATCTTATGCTCCGGAGTTATTCGCTTCATGGTGCAAGGCCGCTCGCACCCTGCTCGGCACAGGAAGCGGCAACAGGGTCTACGCATTCCGTGTGCGAAGGCACGCCCCTCCCGCCCCGGGCAGCGGAATCTCCCGGGATAGTACATAGAAGGTCTTAAAATGCCACGAAAGATCGGTGCACTCGTCTGTCTCGCTCTCGCGATCATAGTCGGGTGCGTATGGGTTCTTGGTCCGGGCCAGGTCCCGGAAAGCCCTCTTCCCGCCAGGGCGGGCGCAGGTGAAGACAGATACTCCCTCAACGCTGAGTTCCCGGAGGTGCGGGACTCGTACACGCTCTACCGGGCAGTCCCTGTCACCGTCACGGAAGAGCAGGTCCGGGAGGTTGCGGAGCGGTTCGGGCTTGCGGGGGAACCGGGGACGATGAACAAAAAGACCGGGGAGTTCCTCCTCATCGATGCCTCGAAGGACCCGGAGGAGCAGGTATCGGTGTATGCACATTCCGGCGCCGTGGCCTACCACATCCCTGATCTGGAACTGCCGACCGAAGTGACCCGGCAGCCGGACCTTCCCTCGGATGCGGAGGCAGAGAAGATTGCGCTTGCGTTCCTGGAGAAGACCGGCATGCAGTCGCCGGATGCCCGGGTCGTGAAGACCGAGGTGAACCAGAAGCAGGAGGCCTGGGAAGCAGGTGCCACCGAGCCGAAGGTGTCGTACGACATCACCAAGGCAGTCAGGTTCGGCCGGTCACTCGACGGACTGCCGGTCTATGGCGACGAATTCGCGGCGATCCTGGGTGACGGCGGCAAGGTCGTCGGGCTCGTGAAAATCTGGCGTGAGGTGACGCCGGACGGGAATGTCAGCCTCCGATCCCCCGGGGAGGCGTATGAGGATCTTCGTGCAGCACGGACTGTCCGCCCTCACACGGGACAAGAGTACGATCAGATCACGATCGAGCATATCGCGATTGGTTACTGGATGGAGCCAAGGGGCTTTGTGCAGGACCTCGTTCGGCCGGTTTATGCGTTTTCCGGAACCGCGCTCCGGGACGGCGTTGAGGAACCGTATGTCGAATATGTCTTTGCCGATGAGGGGAAGCAGTGAGATCTACCCTTCTTCCCCGGTTTTTGGATATCCGTAGGAGAAATCTGCCCGCGGATACGCCCTCCGGAGTACCGGCATGACTGAATTCGGCTTTACTCAGGTGGTTCTTGTGACTCTGGAGACCGTAGTTTCCCTGGGTCGGGTCTATCTCTTCCTCCTCGGCACATTTGCCGTTGTTCTCTTTCTCTGGTACGCCTGGCCCCGCCTCACCGGCCGGGACCGGGGGCGGATCACGACAAAGGAGTATATCCTGATCGCCTTCAGTACCGTTCTCCTCTCCATGGCGATCCTGCTCCGCTGGCTCAGCCTCTCCCTGTGGGTGATCTCTACCCTTGCGGCCCTCTTCACCGCTGCTCTCTTCGTCTGGTTCTTTCGACCGTCCTTCACCGGGGGAAACATCCCGGTGCGGGAGTCTGCCTGGCTCGCTGTGGTCGTCTTCTGCCTGCCGCTACTGATCCTTTCCTGGTTCGGCATCGTCTCTTTTGTTCTGCTCCAGGTGCACGGTTCGTTCTTCCCGGCTATCGAGGTCTGGGTGTATCTGCTCGGGCTCGACGTCCTACTCCCGGTCCTCGGGATTCTCGTTCCACTCCGGCAGATTGGAAGCGCCCGAAAGCGGCGGCAGGGTGCTTGACGATCTCTCGGCCTGGAACGGCACCTGTGTCGCGATGCATTTCCCGGTTCCAACGACATTCGAGACGAGTTATATCATCGATGGGTCCCACGGGAGATCCCTATAGACGAAGCGATCTCCTTTCTGCATCTCGAGGACCAGCCGGAGAACATGATCATCACGCGGCTGGGGGATGGTTGCGGGGCCTGGGGCGCTTCACGTGGCCGCGACGAACTCCGGGACCTGGTCGACCCGTATCTGCCCGATCCGGCGGCTTCCTGACAACGTGGGCAATCCAACGGCATATAACGCATTTCCTTCTGCTCAAAATAGACATGTCCGACCTGTACACTATGGATCACCCATCCCCCATAGACGGGAAGTACGTGGGAGTCTGCGATGAGTATGGGACTCTGTACACCGCTTCCACCCGGGCGCTGGGCATCCCGACGCGGTTCCTGTCGTTCACCATGCAAGAAGTGTCTACTGGTAATGTATCAGGGCATGCCATCGCAGAATCGTGGAATGGAAATGCCTGGATACACTCGGATCCGACGTGGAACTCGTTTGATAACCCGCAAGTTTATAAGACAGCAGGAAACACTCACATCAACATCACTGTCTACGGTGACGCCGATGACTCCTATTACACCCTGGATCCGAACGACCCGACCGGCGACGGCATTCTTAGGTATGAAGACTTCAGAACACAGATTCTCCTCGGAGAGGTTCCGAGGTACAATTAACCCTTTTTTATGAAGAAAGATATTGTCCTTCTGGCACTCGGGCTCGTCATTGCGGTACTCGCTTGCAGCGCCTCTGCAGGTGCAGTAGTGACGCCCCTTCCCGGACAGGGAAACCAGACCCAGATCCTGTACGGGGTCCACCCGAACGCGAAGACCAACGAGACGATTACCGCGTTCATAGCCGAACACGGAGAGATCTGGTGGCATGAGGGTGTGTACAATCACACCCACAAGTACGTGTACGTCGTGCCGGCGAACGCCTGCGAAGAACAGCTCGTCTACTTTAACCGGATAGCCGATGAACACGGCGGCGAACAGTCTATTGAACGCATCTGGATTATCGGCTGCGACGAGGCGATGCCCCTGGCCGCAGAGCTCCGGTTCCCGGAGATCTTTGCGAAGTACCCGGCGCTCAGCAACGATGCAGAGCTGCGGTCGTACATTGAGAGTCAATCCCCAAACCGCTATGAGGAGGTTACGGCCAGGCCTTCGCGTGCGCAGGTCTATTTCATCAACGATACCGGCGTGTTCACGGAGTACATCGTCCTCCTCTCAGGAGGAGAGATTGTCTCTACAACATACGTCTCGGAGGAGAACCTCACGGTCGGGAGAGCCGAAGCGGAGGCGCAGGCCCTCTCCGGACAGCCCCCGGGCGCCAGCGTCGAGAACATCGTGCTGAAAGTCTACGGCGGCGACCGGATTGTCTGGGAGATTACCGTTCGAGCCGATCAGAAGACCGATGTTGTGCAGGTCCCTTCGGATCTGGCGTCCGGGCAGTTGATCCAGACAACGACGCCGGGGTTTGGGGCGGTCTTCGCGGTTCTTGGTGCCGGGGTGGGTTTTGTCCTGTACCGGAGGCGGAGATAGGGCCAGAATTACGGATGCCCTTTTTTGTTGTTCAACAACCCGGTTACCTGCTCTCGCCGCCGTGTAAGCCTTTCCGTCGTCCGGAGCGGCACTCTTTTCTGGCCCCCTTGCGGTCGCATTTGGGGTCGAAGGCAATCTGGTGAACCCAATGTGTAGATGCGCGGCACAGAAAGGGTTTATAGAAGAGCGTTGACTTTTCCGTCATGAATACCGGGTTCGGTGTCCCGGGACGCGACAGAAGGTGAAATCGATGGAAGAAAGGCGATTCATAAGCGGTATCGGTCGGAGGGGGTTGATCTCTGTCGCCCTGCTGCTCTTCATCCTGGCCGGCAGCGGCATAGCGTGCGCATCTCCGGGTGGAGAACCTCCGGCCGATGCGGGGGAGGGCCGGGAGGCCGTGCTGGCGGAGCCCGTAGATACGACGACGTATCAGGGATCCGGGAGTGCGTTCAGCGTCTTCTACAACCCCGTGCACCTCGCGTGCGCTCTCGGGGCCGTGATCGTGCTCGCGGTGGGGTACGTCCTTATCCGGAGGTCCCGCGGGAAGGACGCGCCGTGAGTCTGCTCTTCTTTCCGGCCGTCGCCTTCGTCCTCGCGTGGCCGTTCGCTCTCATAACCCTGGTCGGGAAGCTGGGAC from Methanoculleus chikugoensis encodes the following:
- a CDS encoding transglutaminase-like domain-containing protein, producing the protein MSDLYTMDHPSPIDGKYVGVCDEYGTLYTASTRALGIPTRFLSFTMQEVSTGNVSGHAIAESWNGNAWIHSDPTWNSFDNPQVYKTAGNTHINITVYGDADDSYYTLDPNDPTGDGILRYEDFRTQILLGEVPRYN
- a CDS encoding calcium-dependent protein kinase, with protein sequence MPRKIGALVCLALAIIVGCVWVLGPGQVPESPLPARAGAGEDRYSLNAEFPEVRDSYTLYRAVPVTVTEEQVREVAERFGLAGEPGTMNKKTGEFLLIDASKDPEEQVSVYAHSGAVAYHIPDLELPTEVTRQPDLPSDAEAEKIALAFLEKTGMQSPDARVVKTEVNQKQEAWEAGATEPKVSYDITKAVRFGRSLDGLPVYGDEFAAILGDGGKVVGLVKIWREVTPDGNVSLRSPGEAYEDLRAARTVRPHTGQEYDQITIEHIAIGYWMEPRGFVQDLVRPVYAFSGTALRDGVEEPYVEYVFADEGKQ